A single Phragmites australis chromosome 4, lpPhrAust1.1, whole genome shotgun sequence DNA region contains:
- the LOC133914549 gene encoding uncharacterized protein LOC133914549, whose translation MKGAENVPPTEKEPPTVEEELSATKEDVHDADEALDAEVDDDASPNSTASPRRPFKACHCSRKVHVSTMNKEAAMWELERLVAIREPSRKVAALMEDNSAGDDDDDFVNDLRKRKSSSPLAVTKAAKVGKKAKAAKVGKRGEAAARKSKTATTTMYRK comes from the exons ATGAAAGGTGCAGAGAATGTGCCTCCTACAGAGAAGGAACCACCGACTGTAGAGGAGGAATTGTCGGCTACAAAGGAGGATGTGCACGATGCAGATGAGGCGCTCGATGCAGAGGTGGATGATGACGCATCGCCAAATTCAACTGCCTCCCCACGACGGCCGTTCAAAGCATGTCATTGTTCAAGGAAGGTGCATGTTAGCACTATGAACAAGGAGGCTGCCATGTGGGAATTAGAGCGGCTGGTTGCTATTCGTGAACCAAGTCGGAAGGTTGCTGCTTTGATGGAAGATAATTCAGCtggcgatgatgatgatgattttgtaAATGACCTGAGGAAGAGGAAGTCGTCATCTCCACTTGCTGTTACTAAAGCGGCCAAAGTGGGCAAGAAGGCTAAAGCAGCCAAAGTGGGCAAGAGGGGTGAGGCAGCTGCTAGGAAATCCAAGACTGCAACAACGACGATGTACAG Gaaataa